The following are encoded in a window of Arthrobacter woluwensis genomic DNA:
- a CDS encoding DUF3515 domain-containing protein, producing MRVTRPAPRSAARKLPKPAAVLALSLASVFALSACSPAVDVTPAKDAANPDCAPMMVALPDKIGDAALRKTNAQATAAWGDPSLVILRCGVTPPGPTKDRCATVNGVDWVIKEGEKGNPIYTLTTFGRTPAVEVLLDPGKISSATVLADLSAPASKIKATKKCVGQEDLQNLPGSGK from the coding sequence ATGCGTGTCACCCGTCCTGCCCCGCGGTCCGCGGCGCGGAAGCTCCCGAAACCGGCCGCCGTGCTGGCCCTCTCGCTGGCGTCCGTGTTCGCCCTCAGCGCCTGTTCACCCGCCGTCGACGTCACCCCGGCCAAGGATGCGGCCAACCCGGATTGCGCCCCCATGATGGTGGCGCTTCCGGACAAGATCGGTGATGCGGCGCTGCGGAAGACCAATGCCCAGGCCACGGCCGCGTGGGGCGACCCGTCCCTGGTGATCCTGCGCTGCGGCGTCACCCCGCCCGGCCCCACGAAGGACCGCTGCGCCACCGTCAACGGCGTGGACTGGGTCATCAAGGAGGGCGAGAAGGGCAACCCGATCTACACCCTGACGACGTTCGGCCGGACACCCGCCGTGGAGGTGCTTCTGGACCCGGGGAAGATCTCCTCCGCCACGGTGCTGGCCGATCTCTCGGCGCCCGCCAGCAAGATCAAGGCGACTAAGAAGTGCGTGGGCCAGGAGGATCTGCAGAACCTCCCTGGTAGCGGCAAGTAG
- the thiL gene encoding thiamine-phosphate kinase, whose amino-acid sequence MPENQPTVATVGESGLLARIFPLLPQGPATLLGPGDDAAVVAAPGGSVVVSIDTQTQDQDFRLRWNNGYASTGYDVGWKSAAQNLSDINAMGAEPHSLLISLTLPPETPVAWVEDFARGVHDAVRALGAEVAVVGGDLGRGREISVTATAMGREVAGKVGLRSGAMVGDVVAVAGRLGRAAAGWSLLESTVPVGDLTPAQRALMDAQCRPCPPLGSGAEALAAGATAMMDLSDGLLKDSGRLARASGVTLELDPLLLAVFGPELRPAAELLAAVPGSGESAEDLVRGWVQGGGEDFCLLSTFPGNGPVPDSFTVVGSVVPTPPGQEHRSRIRDGEGHSAGHATQGWDHFGAP is encoded by the coding sequence GTGCCAGAGAACCAGCCGACCGTCGCCACCGTGGGGGAGTCGGGCCTCCTCGCGAGAATCTTCCCCCTCCTGCCACAGGGCCCCGCCACCCTCCTGGGCCCCGGGGACGACGCCGCCGTGGTCGCCGCTCCTGGAGGCAGCGTGGTGGTCTCGATCGACACCCAGACGCAGGACCAGGACTTCCGCCTGCGCTGGAACAACGGCTATGCGAGCACCGGCTACGACGTCGGGTGGAAGTCCGCGGCCCAGAATCTGAGCGACATCAACGCCATGGGCGCGGAGCCTCACTCGCTGCTCATCAGTCTCACCCTGCCCCCGGAGACGCCTGTCGCCTGGGTGGAGGACTTCGCCCGCGGAGTGCACGACGCCGTGCGCGCGCTGGGGGCGGAGGTCGCCGTCGTCGGGGGTGACCTCGGCCGTGGCCGGGAGATCTCGGTGACCGCCACGGCGATGGGCCGGGAGGTGGCCGGGAAGGTCGGACTTCGTTCGGGAGCCATGGTCGGGGATGTCGTGGCCGTGGCCGGGCGGCTGGGCCGTGCCGCCGCCGGGTGGTCCCTCCTGGAGAGCACCGTTCCAGTGGGGGATCTCACTCCGGCCCAGCGTGCGCTGATGGATGCCCAGTGCCGGCCGTGCCCGCCCCTCGGCAGCGGTGCGGAAGCCCTCGCGGCCGGCGCCACCGCCATGATGGACCTCTCCGACGGTCTGCTGAAGGACTCCGGGCGGCTTGCCCGGGCGAGCGGCGTGACGCTCGAACTCGACCCGCTTCTGCTGGCCGTCTTCGGCCCGGAACTGCGTCCCGCGGCAGAGCTGCTGGCCGCCGTGCCGGGGTCCGGCGAGTCCGCGGAGGACCTGGTCCGCGGCTGGGTCCAAGGCGGGGGAGAGGACTTCTGCCTGCTCAGCACTTTCCCAGGAAACGGTCCCGTACCGGACAGCTTCACTGTTGTAGGCTCAGTGGTGCCCACCCCGCCGGGACAGGAACACCGTTCCCGGATCCGCGACGGCGAGGGACATTCAGCAGGGCATGCGACGCAAGGATGGGATCACTTTGGGGCACCATAA
- a CDS encoding DAK2 domain-containing protein → MRRWLCAAEQVVGNHSDRLNAINIFPVADGDTGTNLYLTLRAAARAIGTEEYAVGVDVGVVLSDAAGAAMENARGNSGTLLAVFLAALAESVQGHPRLSAPLLASGLRRARMRCWSALSEPVEGTMLSALAAAADAAEEMDSALNGDDSNLALAQSLNHVVETVQQAVVRTEEQLGALRQAQVVDAGAVGFLLVLDCLRGTILGTQTSETAWDELHGYQTEFPHIHGDMPADDGYEVMCTIELSPLDAATLRQRLDEIGESVIISPVKAVSGHRDGVDVQEGELSYRWRVHVHAADPAPVLELINALGEPANVTLSELAAPRES, encoded by the coding sequence ATGAGGCGCTGGCTCTGCGCCGCCGAGCAGGTGGTGGGCAATCACAGCGACCGTCTGAATGCCATCAATATCTTCCCCGTGGCCGACGGCGACACCGGAACCAACCTCTACCTGACCCTCCGGGCTGCGGCACGAGCCATCGGCACCGAGGAGTACGCGGTGGGCGTCGACGTCGGCGTCGTGCTCTCCGATGCCGCAGGCGCCGCCATGGAGAACGCCCGCGGGAACTCCGGCACGCTCCTGGCCGTCTTCCTCGCCGCGCTCGCGGAATCCGTGCAGGGACACCCGCGCCTCAGCGCCCCCTTGCTGGCCTCCGGTCTGCGCCGGGCCCGGATGCGCTGCTGGTCCGCGCTGAGCGAGCCCGTCGAGGGGACCATGCTCTCCGCTCTGGCGGCCGCGGCGGACGCCGCCGAGGAGATGGACTCCGCCCTCAACGGCGACGACAGCAATCTGGCCCTCGCGCAGTCCCTGAACCACGTGGTGGAGACGGTCCAGCAGGCCGTGGTCCGCACGGAGGAGCAGCTCGGCGCCCTGCGCCAGGCCCAGGTGGTGGACGCCGGCGCGGTCGGGTTCCTGCTGGTCCTCGACTGCCTGCGCGGCACCATCCTGGGCACGCAGACGAGCGAGACCGCCTGGGACGAACTGCACGGATATCAGACCGAATTCCCGCACATCCACGGCGACATGCCTGCCGACGACGGTTACGAGGTCATGTGCACCATCGAGCTGTCGCCTCTGGACGCCGCCACCCTCCGGCAGCGCCTCGACGAGATCGGCGAGTCTGTCATCATCTCACCGGTGAAGGCCGTGTCCGGACACCGCGACGGCGTGGACGTGCAGGAAGGCGAACTCAGTTACCGCTGGCGCGTCCACGTGCATGCGGCGGACCCGGCTCCGGTGCTCGAACTGATCAACGCCCTGGGTGAGCCCGCCAACGTCACCTTGTCGGAGCTCGCCGCCCCCCGCGAGTCCTGA